From Humisphaera borealis, the proteins below share one genomic window:
- a CDS encoding DUF4261 domain-containing protein encodes MHADGGPTSVPARTVVMPSEAVVNVGSLHESLSQTRDWDAAVEALAMSTRRVVVSDLLAKDLPARERLALFEAVVLGIIEAARPVAIHWKPAGKLVDPAALLKASGSNSVDALPQAAINVRMFRIARSDDDLLMDTLGLASLGLPDMQVLFHGMEPSRVAAHLYAVALYTLRNGALVDEGETIEGPTRGTEWTARRGKALVEPARPVFDFDPGPDYSVHAA; translated from the coding sequence ATGCACGCCGACGGCGGACCGACCTCCGTGCCCGCGCGCACTGTCGTCATGCCGAGTGAGGCGGTGGTCAACGTGGGCTCGCTGCATGAATCCCTGTCGCAAACGCGCGACTGGGATGCGGCGGTCGAAGCACTTGCCATGTCGACCCGGCGCGTTGTTGTGTCCGATCTGCTGGCCAAAGACCTGCCTGCCCGCGAGCGGCTTGCATTGTTTGAAGCAGTCGTCCTCGGCATCATCGAAGCCGCACGTCCCGTCGCGATCCATTGGAAACCCGCCGGCAAACTGGTTGATCCCGCGGCACTGCTCAAGGCATCGGGTTCGAACAGCGTCGATGCGTTGCCTCAGGCCGCGATCAACGTTCGCATGTTTCGAATTGCCCGCAGCGACGATGACCTGTTGATGGACACGCTGGGGCTGGCGTCACTCGGATTGCCGGATATGCAGGTGCTCTTCCACGGGATGGAGCCGTCGCGCGTCGCGGCGCATCTGTATGCCGTCGCGCTCTACACACTTCGTAATGGAGCACTGGTGGACGAAGGTGAAACGATCGAAGGTCCCACCCGTGGCACGGAGTGGACGGCGCGACGCGGCAAAGCACTGGTCGAACCGGCGCGGCCGGTGTTCGACTTCGATCCCGGGCCGGATTACTCGGTGCATGCTGCATGA